One Paramisgurnus dabryanus chromosome 10, PD_genome_1.1, whole genome shotgun sequence genomic region harbors:
- the cplane1 gene encoding ciliogenesis and planar polarity effector 1 isoform X1 — MPRMELKLKVLLSSSIKRRKPWPRFCWLGKEKEAVFLLDDNRLSEIHLQSGRTKKKTPKLQALLQRVVTMSSCQNGMWLVGLLISGELFLWNKDKDSLKMVSAVPAVHDLASSIKGSVTTLRLSLLVSENGQRVYLAALTGQIFLWECLSPQDLSSPRDITVKGRWSQIGHPENTQLPSLKDKEASIHSVFVKNQAVGDVCLSVFVFSTEDQLTITFLKIQWEMMKESKLGPVGFTVHWVSKSYIFNQLVPPCRPLKSRGALVPALSPDGLLLAIVLNQKDPRVTQVLFISTQNFVTVSSLLGGCGLKTLNIPAKYVRSYWVGSVSWTPEGLYLACVLKRGSLLMLARLGGLVSLSTTGCNIEFGAAHFLPLHPLVTYRPPEPLHTQDGALSSSSVSIRDPMRQRYSVTWHPRQPIMIVSDGYVVTVLRLPRRPSATAIMSSLLLDSAHGLEDIRSTMGSSEISPQVKSRLESMSTLTFTGSLLALKETDPPLSTLPLYLQDTGDLTQFTERAQGEEDDEDSDDGLHSHMHDAGKLEFASMFDTLHAQTHSVDPKPTSSALPEDHNKVYRNLLRVWALGVSVGGAVEQRERLLKYTITCVVRLINLLRVSRKNKSSWVTCALRVLRSLLSFLPWDGTCTGGRSCLPIAVELSRRFVDMFLPLSSELSTHNFNAALLVLREASHSINMTYGLQPGTLHHEEGDRVSLSCDRFTVLLLHEDTETNAETITTVQDRNLPSNRLVVIWRDVYRRALQYQTKLNNSKNQNEYEKMSAVISEIQQALQTAGDCLEESHALRNYIGEQHFILGEYTDSVQVWRAELFAESEEAGPLTCYLETRYCLALLYAHLFQYHLREAQALCDRLARQLQPQAGQQDKETSGLADESAIEVWCLGPVGREAAVAVVQSLGRFMAAYFTNQPICILPPHSVEVLPPLHLPHDAGGRVVELSQSRVVVALRSQHLSEVWTVDYALELLLLGGLLPEAVWVAQHLGDWKMAATLSLAYSNYCSSHFDMSSLKWRELHLPVELRPAVIFQTQLEMLLGHVAMCEEDENTDPACVEDVEHLQVSVQEILKASVMAEVDVFSQPLTRLLDSAKKRAASLSVLVPAVFYLPAPPLYCPQPSPDPQDTVRLSCLVLERDSRCQVSVLVQKVLLLFRASHSSRPAAQWYISNLNRCRRLLHKIRKMSSEINADLIPEGLKKFFNHHGFFQSRPGKDTDCVTVQTIICFRELCALCWMLHARDQLTISCRRYQTVRNQDKDAQLSDVSVADLCVEALRWACRLLPFCRFLNAEEALQDLILSLVSELPPCHVTAETLARAFPEEEESVRVPLREKYTSLVKRLRPVLVPDTSTTEVLSGSKRADFVGETMMILIRDQIRRRRRELRRLEKHLSTLETFLWEREEEEERGGADSILKRLSLGMSLSDSTLTDCGRPLVYSEGDTAETLSETLSPDLQTKSAHGLKTTKMQDSAGRSMHDRKEDKRSHSLEPKATKSTQDELKSPCLPTVGTWEFELEDEEYTIFLELFLSYVLEKGMLDAEESELPLLSSYSKQLHTKELHSATFDLLTTLKRRQRDGHQTGCKRGARLPLFRAGHCFQTVPVTPELPPSTELASSFQTNTTSAWALPGHRVGQPRGLFGLRQQSTLKSSEVQVRSEVQSISQNSLPITPHGRFWDIIILSQAELDIQVPLDSTLETRFPQLARLLEWMMRWADKRVLLSQPIRKRSEGSSDSVVIRAKASTPAVLSALELLEERYTAALLATNKHDSHFKQRPVVGAIEASSDSVLRSITDWRRDRDNIVDTDHPTSAETSIILPNLDDQHTYSHYVNEVENVADQIDTQLSEEEEEDDVISDVQNNSTGSEEIRRKIRQSAVTEDDESTVDDVTEGSLLSSNQSRAIREAKAQTLTLADLECPNTDEHSDEQSEGNQVSCETQHHDAPVDTNSLRHEASDGVQQADLSSSHLMPAERMMCSERQSTAHPDPPQTRAEIQTDPVRQLLQDELFRLVQLQQINFMSLMQVVGASFTNLPLSQLNPLQSNVNLPQTSVLSAQSDPRSEPTQNIQHAASDSAKRPTRAPGEEVTNHSNHQSVDMEQRNPALRTRDLEQLTIRSDWAQDAQTDGNSFIPTSQGLLTTAHNPTSLQKGRSDVFNAHPKFTPGPRAASSSHGLRLLQLQPTQPSLIRPPPSPPPSACVPVREAWTPNLHFPSVHTNVLPDQYRPSSVCKAENTGRTWVEPSAAPSTLVHRSRYNTEMMRGGAEHQSFPPGPHRAVPVVGLPLLRFHPDAQRPVTLPRIPQPTVPKSPSVGMAGTAHWPRLQLLHRDPDPPRAGVQISAPPVRTPRLIPLEELLRWTAGKQTCADTKLQLLQTDNIPVNSHITSSSSKRQKRREEKNKDEKIGVTFRPDDSIIPPDEIPPPAEEVSDQNDGYVIPLGTYESELTGQMLLDKMYSTSAELHAFASMQKRPPEIQDACTNTEPGLSYSITDKALSVQVPSSPRMQSASIGNGDLVDVAPVVPPDVFLNLRFSKDQSSDQPESRRLSNTDINAEGRRFINVIDLTDDCLLHNLTPNSPPPPPSSAQLHLLAANVLNPAPDSAPTENITLQSKEFPAGPSVHPSSPVAVETDDVLSGDPVTLSVLSGVKIPSQSLERVFMSRSQISARLSEMDAQLLRLQDIADHMDREFTNTRMLVNSIETLHPVMTPSVERGLYSRPLTTLREEKNEKLNFGLAAVQERGEEEMLSSTVCNQSSSHSPPTVKPERRVQETDRDLTDSLLDDPGTRVDETLGLTGLSDVRDILSELIRDGALSRSALGLSQRGAGTSNRSEVKQGGVMMEEERRDLRIWMRRKQRERLTEYHKQREKKREAEHRPFTSPLKHNPTSVNLATNKKAKEERDKMVLQEHYEHRARDACSLITDLLTTPLNLPTNPHQSLRSQSQSSVRNKTTPKTGPHGRSASSLGKTVVLQKKSTAKPHGSLSSRLGLHRPASALPGDRLSQVTRRGMLTDVKARQGKKTIHQKQKNGFQTSTVKDQMPVEDTDERHVMSPWKRSIDINTILRLADQERFDEYDEEVFTGVDLMGLDALSDSTGSVLSKLDWDAIEKIAAEEENK; from the exons GAAAACCCCAAAACTTCAGGCACTGTTACAGAGAGTGGTGACTATGTCCAGCTGTCAGAATG GGATGTGGCTGGTGGGTCTTCTGATCTCTGGAGAATTATTTCTCTGGAATAAAGACAAAGATTCCCTGAAGATGGTTTCTGCTGTCCCTGCGGTTCATGACCTGGCTTCCTCCATTAAAG GTTCAGTAACGACATTACGACTTTCTCTGCTGGTTTCGGAGAATGGACAGAGAGTTTATCTGGCAGCGTTAACAGGACAGATTTTCCTCTGGGAATGTTTGTCACCTCAGGATCTGAGCAGTCCACGAGATATCACAGTGAAAGGACGCTGGAGTCAGATAGGACATCCTGAAAACACTCAGCTTCCCTCCTTAAAGGACAAAGAAGCCTCAATTCATAGCGTGTTTGTGAAGAACCAG GCAGTTGGTGATGTTTGTCTGAGCGTGTTTGTCTTCAGTACAGAAGATCAGTTGACCATCACCTTTCTGAAGATTCAGTGGGAGATGATGAAGGAAAGCAAACTTGG TCCAGTAGGTTTTACTGTACACTGGGTCTCCAAGTCTTACATCTTCAACCAGCTTGTGCCTCCATGTAGACCACTGAAGTCTAGAGGAGCTCTGGTCCCAGCACTATCACCAGATGGTTTATTACTGGCAATAGTCCTTAACCAGAAAGATCCAAGG GTAACTCAGGTGTTGTTCATCAGTACCCAGAATTTTGTGACCGTGTCCAGTCTGTTAGGAGGATGTGGCCTTAAGACACTCAATATTCCAGCCAAATATGTGAG GTCATACTGGGTCGGTTCTGTTAGCTGGACACCAGAAGGGCTTTATCTCGCCTGCGTGCTGAAAAGAGGCTCTCTGCTCATGCTGGCACGTTTGGGTGGACTGGTGTCTCTGTCCACAACCGGATGCAACATCGAATTTGGTGCCGCCCACTTCCTGCCTCTCCATCCATTGGTCACATACAG ACCTCCAGAGCCTCTGCACACACAAGATGGCGCTCTCTCCAGCTCCAGCGTGTCGATTCGTGACCCCATGAGACAGCGATACTCCGTCACCTGGCACCCACGACAGCCAATCATGATCGTGTCTGATGGTTACGTGGTGACTGTGCTCCGACTGCCCAGACGGCCGTCTGCGACTGCGATCATGAGCTCTCTCCTGCTGGACTCTGCTCACGGGCTGGAGGACATACGCAGTACCATGGGGTCATCTGAGATCAGT ccTCAGGTCAAATCCAGGTTGGAATCCATGTCCACTCTGACGTTCACAGGAAGTCTGCTGGCTCTTAAAGAGACCGATCCTCCTCTTTCTACTCTACCACTGTACCTACAGGACACTGGAGATCTCACACAGTTTACAGAAAGAGCTCAG GGTGAGGAAGATGATGAAGACTCTGATGATGGTCTCCACTCACACATGCACGATGCAGGCAAGCTGGAGTTTGCGTCAATGTTTGACACTCTTCATGCACAAACACACTCGGTAGACCCAAAACCAACATCTTCAGCCCTGCCGGAGGATCACAACAAGGTTTATAGGAACCTTCTGAGAGTTTGGGCTCTGGGCGTGTCTGTGGGAGGAGCCGTCGAGCAGAGAGAGCGTCTTCTCAAATACACCATCACCTGCGTCGTTCGGCTTATAAACCTCCTCAGGGTCAGTAGAAAAAACAAAAGTTCATGGGTCACGTGTGCTCTTCGTGTCCTCAGATCTCTCCTGTCCTTCCTGCCGTGGGACGGTACGTGCACTGGAGGCCGCAGCTGTCTGCCCATAGCGGTTGAGCTCAGCAGACGATTCGTTGACATGTTCCTCCCCTTGTCATCAGAACTTTCCACACACAACTTCAACGCAGCTCTGCTCGTCCTCCGAGAGGCGTCTCACAGCATAAATATGACCTACGGTCTCCAGCCGGGGACATTGCATCATGAGGAAGGCGACCGGGTTTCATTGTCATGTGACAGGTTTACAGTCTTGCTGCTTCATGAGGACACTGAAACTAATGCTGAGACCATCACAACAGTACAGGACAGAAATCTGCCGTCCAATAG ATTGGTGGTTATTTGGCGTGATGTCTACAGACGAGCTTTGCAGTACCAGACTAAGTTAAacaacagtaaaaatcaaaacgAATATGAGAAGATGTCAGCTGTCATTTCTGAAATCCAGCAGGCTTTACAAACAGCTGGAGATTGTCTTGAGGAAAGCCACGCGCTGCGAAATTACATCG GTGAACAGCACTTTATTTTGGGTGAATATACTGACAGTGTTCAGGTCTGGAGGGCTGAATTGTTTGCAGAGAGCGAGGAAG CAGGTCCATTGACGTGTTACCTGGAGACACGCTACTGTCTGGCTCTTCTGTATGCTCACCTGTTTCAGTATCACCTGCGTGAAGCTCAGGCTCTGTGTGATCGTCTGGCCCGTCAACTGCAGCCACAGGCAGGACAACAAGATAAAGAAACATCAGGATTGGCTG ATGAGTCTGCGATTGAGGTCTGGTGTTTGGGGCCAGTGGGTCGTGAAGCTGCTGTTGCTGTGGTTCAGTCTCTGGGCAGGTTTATGGCTGCGTACTTCACTAACCAACCCATCTGCATTCTGCCTCCACACAGTGTGGAAGTGCTGCCACCTCTCCACTTACCACACG ATGCAGGCGGGCGTGTCGTTGAGCTGTCTCAGAGTCGTGTGGTGGTTGCCTTGCGTTCTCAGCATCTGTCAGAAGTGTGGACGGTGGACTACGCTCTAGAGCTCCTCCTGCTGGGTGGGCTGCTGCCCGAGGCCGTGTGGGTGGCTCAGCATCTGGGAGACTGGAAGATGGCAGCGACCCTCAGCTTGGCATACAGTAACTACTGCAGCAGCCATTTTGACATGAGCAG TCTTAAGTGGAGAGAGCTGCACCTTCCCGTAGAGCTGCGACCTGCAGTGATCTTCCAGACTCAGCTGGAGATGTTACTGGGACATGTGGCTATGTGTGAAGAAGATGAGAACACAG ACCCAGCGTGTGTTGAGGACGTGGAGCATCTTCAGGTTTCTGTGCAGGAGATCTTGAAGGCATCGGTCATGGCTGAGGTGGACGTTTTCTCTCAACCACTAACACGCCTGCTGGACTCGGCCAAAAAACGAGCAGCATCACTTTCTGTTCTAGTTCCTGCTGTGTTTTATCTGCCCGCCCCCCCTCTGTACTGCCCACAGCCTTCACCAGACCCACAG GACACAGTAAGATTATCATGTCTGGTTCTGGAGAGAGACTCTCGGTGTCAGGTTTCTGTGCTGGTCCAGAAGGTTTTGTTGCTCTTCAGAGCTTCACATAGCTCTCGTCCTGCGGCTCAGTGGTACATCAGCAACCTAAATCGCTGCAGACGCTTACTACACAAG ATCCGGAAGATGTCATCTGAGATCAACGCTGACTTGATTCCAGAGGGCTTGAAAAAATTCTTTAATCATCATGGATTCTTTCAATCAAGGCCTGGCAAAGACACGGACTGTGTAACTGTACAAACCATAA TATGTTTCAGAGAGTTGTGTGCTCTTTGCTGGATGCTTCATGCCAGAGACCAGCTTACAATCTCATGTAGAAGATACCAGACTGTCAGGAACCAGGATAAAGACGCTCAG CTCAGTGATGTCAGCGTGGCAGATTTGTGTGTTGAGGCCTTGCGTTGGGCGTGTCGTCTTTTGCCTTTCTGTCGTTTCCTAAACGCAGAAGAAGCCCTGCAGGATTTAATACTTAGTCTGGTGTCTGAGCTGCCACCCTGCCATGTG ACAGCAGAAACTCTAGCGAGAGCGTTTCCCGAAGAGGAGGAGTCTGTTCGTGTGCCACTACGGGAGAAGTATACATCACTGGTGAAAAGATTGAGACCCGTGTTAGTACCAGACACCTCTACAACAG AGGTGCTATCAGGAAGCAAAAGAGCAGACTTTGTCGGGGAGACGATGATGATTCTGATCCGAGATCAGATCAGGCGGAGACGCAGAGAACTTCGGCGCCTGGAGAAGCATCTGTCTACATTGGAGACGTTCCTCTGggagagagaggaagaggaggagaggGGAGGTGCAGACTCCATCCTAAAACGTCTCTCTCTTGGGATGAGTTTGAGTGACAGCACTCTTACGGACTGTGGTCGCCCCCTAGTGTACAGTGAAGGAGACACAGCCGAGACACTGTCTGAGACGCTTTCTCCTGACCTACAGACCAAGTCTGCACATGG CTTGAAAACAACAAAGATGCAGGATTCAGCTGGCAGATCAATGCATGACCGTAAAGAAGATAAACGTTCACATTCATTGGAACCCAAAGCAACAAAGTCAACCCAAGATGAACTCAAGAGCCCTTGCCTGCCCACAGTGGGAACCTGGGAATTTGAACTGGAAGATGAAGAGTACACAATCTTTCTGGAGTTGTTCCTTAGCTATGTGCTGGAGAAAGGCATGCTGGACGCTGAGGAGTCTGAGCTTCCCTTACTGAGCAGTTATTCCAAACAGCTCCATACAAAAGAGCTACACTCGGCGACCTTTGACCTGCTGACCACTCTCAAACGGCGTCAAAGAGATGGACATCAAACCGGCTGTAAGCGGGGTGCGCGATTGCCCCTGTTTCGGGCCGGTCACTGCTTCCAAACTGTCCCGGTAACCCCAGAACTTCCCCCCTCCACCGAGCTGGCTTCGTCTTTCCAAACAAACACCACGTCTGCTTGGGCTCTACCTGGACATCGCGTCGGACAACCACGAGGACTATTTGGCCTCCGTCAGCAGTCAACGCTGAAGTCCAGTGAGGTTCAAGTGAGGTCAGAGGTTCAAAGCATCAGTCAAAACTCTCTCCCGATAACACCACATGGCAGATTTTGGGACATTATTATCCTCTCACAGGCTGAATTAGATATTCAAGTCCCACTGGACTCCACACTAGAGACTCGGTTTCCTCAGCTGGCCAGGCTGCTGGAGTGGATGATGCGCTGGGCGGACAAGCGGGTCCTACtctctcagccaatcagaaagaGGTCAGAGGGCTCCAGTGATTCTGTGGTTATCAGGGCCAAAGCCTCGACCCCTGCAGTATTATCTGCTTTGGAATTGCTAGAAGAACGATACACCGCCGCCCTGCTGGCTACAAACAAACATGACTCCCATTTTAAG CAGCGTCCTGTGGTGGGAGCGATTGAAGCTTCTTCTGATTCAGTCCTGAGGTCGATCACAGACTGGAGGAGAGACAGAGACAACATTGTGGATACAGATCACCCGACATCTGCCGAAACGTCCATCATCCTTCCAAACCTGGATGACCAGCACACCTACAGCCATTA TGTGAATGAGGTTGAAAATGTTGCGGATCAGATAGACACTCAGCTGTCtgaagaagaagaggaggatGATGTAATATCTGATGTACAGAATAACAGCACTGGATCAGAAGAAATCAGGAGAAAGATCAGACAGAGCGCTGTGACTGAAGACG ATGAGAGCACTGTTGATGATGTCACTGAGGGATCATTGCTGTCgtccaatcagagcagagctatCAGAGAAGCCAAAGCTCAG ACATTAACCCTGGCTGATCTGGAGTGTCCAAACACAGATGAACATTCAGATGAACA GTCTGAGGGAAATCAAGTCTCGTGTGAAACACAACACCATGATGCTCCTGTAGATACAAACAG TCTCAGACATGAAGCATCAGACGGTGTTCAGCAGGCAGACTTGTCGTCTTCACACCTGATGCCAGCTGAAAGGATGATGTGTTCAGAGAGACAGAGTACTGCTCATCCAGATCCACCTCAGACCAGAGCAGAGATTCAGACCGACCCCGTCAGACAGCTGCTTCAGGATGAGTTATTCAGATTAGTGCAG CTTCAGCAGATCAACTTCATGAGTCTTATGCAGGTGGTGGGGGCGTCCTTCACTAACCTACCGCTGTCTCAACTCAACCCGCTTCAGTCTAATGTGAACTTACCACAGACCAGTGTGTTGTCTGCACAATCTGATCCCAGATCTGAACCCACACAGAACATCCAACACGCTGCATCTGACAGTGCTAAACGTCCTACACGAGCACCAGGAGAAGAGGTCACCAACCATAGCAATCATCAAAGTGTTGACATGGAGCAGAGGAACCCTGCCCTCAGAACTCGG GATCTCGAGCAGTTGACTATTCGATCAGACTGGGCCCAGGACGCTCAAACAGATGGCAATAGTTTCATCCCGACCTCACAAGGACTGCTCACCACTGCGCATAATCCCACATCTCTCCAGAAGGGTCGTAGTGACGTCTTTAATGCTCACCCAAAATTTACAcctggaccaagggcagcttcATCATCACACGGGCTACGACTTTTACAGCTTCAGCCAACACAACCGTCTCTTATAAGACCTCCTCCTTCTCCTCCTCCTTCTGCATGTGTTCCTGTGAGAGAGGCCTGGACGCCAAATCTTCATTTTCCCTCAGTTCACACAAATGTCCTCCCTGATCAGTACAGACCTTCATCTGTCTGTAAAGCTGAGAATACAGGCAGAACGTGGGTGGAACCATCAGCGGCACCTTCAACACTCGTTCATAGGAGCCGTTATAACACAGAGATGATGAGAGGAGGTGCAGAACATCAAAGTTTTCCTCCAGGTCCTCACAGAGCGGTTCCAGTTGTAGGTCTCCCTCTGCTGCGCTTTCACCCTGATGCCCAGCGCCCTGTGACGCTGCCACGTATACCACAACCCACCGTGCCAAAGTCACCCAGCGTGGGTATGGCAGGCACGGCCCACTGGCCCAGACTTCAGCTGCTGCACAGAGACCCTGATCCACCCAGAGCT GGGGTACAGATCAGCGCACCTCCGGTACGAACCCCTCGTCTTATTCCTCTGGAGGAGCTGTTGAGATGGACTGCAGGGAAGCAGACATGTGCTGACACTAAACTACAGCTATTACAAACAGACAACATCCCTGTGAACAGTCACATTACCAGCTCATCCAGCAAGAG ACAAAAGAGGAGAGAGGAGAAAAACAAAGATGAAAAGATTGGAGTCACTTTCAGACCAGATGATTCCATCATACCCCCAGATGAG ATTCCTCCGCCTGCAGAAGAAGTGTCAGATCAGAATGATGGTTATGTTATTCCTTTAG GTACCTATGAGTCTGAACTGACAGGACAGATGTTGTTGGATAAAATGTATTCCACCTCAGCCGAGCTTCATGCATTCGCCTCCATGCAGAAGAGACCTCCTGAAATCCAGGATGCCTGTACAAACACTGAACCAG GTCTGTCTTACTCCATCACAGATAAAGCTTTGTCTGTCCAGGTGCCGTCATCTCCCAGAATGCAGTCTGCTT CTATCGGTAATGGAGATCTGGTAGATGTTGCTCCAGTAGTCCCTCCAGATGTCTTCTTGAATCTGCGTTTCTCTAAGGATCAATCATCAGATCAGCCAGAGAGCAGAAGACTCTCAAACACAGATATT AACGCTGAAGGAAGAAGGTTTATCAATGTGATTGATTTGACCGATGACTGTCTGCTACACAATCTGACCCCCAAttcaccaccaccaccaccctCATCTGCTCAACTCCACCTACTGGCAGCTAATGTCCTTAACCCCGCCCCAGACTCCGCCCCCACTGAGAATATTACATTACAAAGTAAAGAATTTCCTG CAGGTCCTTCTGTCCATCCCTCGTCTCCTGTAGCTGTGGAAACTGATGATGTTCTCAGTGGAGATCCTGTTACTCTGAGTGTCCTGTCAGGTGTTAAGATCCCTTCTCAATCTCTGGAGCGGGTCTTCATGTCCAGGAGTCAGATCTCAGCACGTCTCTCAGAGATGGACGCTCAGCTCCTCAGACTGCAGGACATTGCTGATCACATGGACAGAGAGTTTACCAACACCAGAATG CTGGTCAACAGTATTGAAACACTACACCCTGTGATGACGCCCAGCGTAGAGAGAGGACTTTATTCCAGACCTCTAACAACCTTACGTGAAG AGAAAAACGAGAAGCTGAATTTTGGACTGGCGGCTGTCCAAGAGCGAGGAGAGGAGGAGATGTTGTCTTCCACTGTCTGCAACCAAAGTTCAAGCCATTCTCCTCCTACAG TGAAACCGGAGCGGCGCGTGCAGGAAACAGATCGAG ATTTGACAGACTCTTTGCTTGATGATCCTGGAAC ACGCGTGGATGAGACTCTCGGTCTGACCGGACTCAGTGATGTGAGAGACATCCTATCAGAGTTAATCAGAGATGGGGCTTTGTCTCGATCAGCTCTGGGTCTTTCTCAAAGAGGAGCTGGTACATCCAACAG GTCTGAGGTGAAGCAGGGAGGAGTCATGATGGAGGAGGAGAGGAGAGACTTGAGGATCTGGATGAGGAGGAAACAGAGAGAAAGATTGACAGAATATCACAAACAGAGAGAAAAGAAAAGAGAAGCTGAGCACAGACCCTTTACTTCACCTCTCAAACAC AATCCCACCTCTGTAAATCTGGCAACAAACAAGAAAGCCAAAGAGGAAAGAGACAA GATGGTTTTACAGGAACATTATGAGCATAGAGCTCGCGACGCCTGCAGTCTGATCACTGACCTCCTCACAACACCTCTGAACCTCCCTACAAACCCCCACCAAAGCCTCAG GAGCCAAAGTCAATCATCTGTGAGAAACAAGACGACCCCTAAAACCGGACCTCACGGACGATCAGCGTCCTCTCTTGGAAAGACAGTCGTGCTTCAGAAGAAATCTACAGCAAAACCCCACGGATCATTGAGCAGCAGACTCGGCCTACACCGACCAG CGAGCGCTCTTCCAGGTGACCGGTTATCACAGGTGACTCGACGTGGGATGCTGACAGACGTGAAAGCCAGACAAGGAAAAAAGACGATTCATCAAA AGCAGAAAAATGGTTTCCAAACATCTACAGTAAAAGATCAGATGCCTGTGGAGGACACAGATGAGCGACATGTGATGAGTCCATGGAAGCGCTCTATTGACATCAACACGATTCTGAGGTTGGCGGATCAAGAG AGATTTGATGAGTATGATGAAGAAGTGTTCACAGGTGTGGATCTGAT